The genomic segment AATGCGTAGTCAGAAAAATTGTGATTCCTTCATCTTTATTCAACTTTAGAATATAATCCCATATCGCTCTTCTGGTTTGAACATCGAGTCCTAGCGTCGGTTCGTCTAGAAATAGAACCTCAGGATAATGCATCAAGCCCCTAGCAATTTCTAATCTACGCCTCATTCCACCAGAATAATTTTTAACCAGCTCATTGGCTCTATCCTCCAGACCGACTAATTCAAGGACTTCTATTATACGCTTATCTCTTACTTTTTTACTTAAACCATAGATTCTGGCATGAAAGTCTAGGTTTTCTTTGCCTGTCAATTGTTCGTCTAGTGCTGGATCTTGAAAAACAATTCCAATACATCGTCTGACTTTTCCAGGTTCTTTAACAACATCATAACCGCATACACTTGCACGGCCCTTTGTTGGTTTTAGCAAAGTTGAGAGCATCCTTATAGTGGTCGTCTTCCCAGCACCATTGGGTCCAAGAAAACCGAAAATTTCACCTTTTTTAACTTTAACTGAAATATTGTCTACCGCCAAAGTCTTATGATCAAAGACTTTTGTCAAACCCTTCGCATCGACTACATACATATCATTACACCAAACAGTCTTAGACGCTCAGTTATTGAAAGTTCATCATTAGCTTAAATTATGTACTGAAAGAATTTGCATTCGTTAAATTTAAATTGCTACCCTTAAATTAACCTTAGACGCCAATATTTTTCTAATTATTCCCTATGCATTTACATGTTCCAAATAGCTAAAGTTAAAAGCTATGTTTTATTATGATGCTCGACATCATAAACTGAAAGCTAACAATTCATAAAAACCTTCAGAATCTGAAGAAGTTTTAAGATTTTAAGTAGTGTGATAGACTTTGAAAAGTTTGATACAATGGCAAAAACAAATAACAAAATATGCTATCGAGAAAGGATTTGATTGGAAAAAAAGTGAAGTAGATACGATGCTTCTGAGAATACACAGCGAGGTCTCCGAGGCATCGGAAGCTATTCGAGATGAGGATTGGGATACATTTGCTGAGGAATTGGCAGATATTTTCATCAGACTTGCTAACTGTGCAGAGGTCATGGGAATAGATTTGGAAAAAGAAGTTGAAAAGAAATATTCTAAGAACATTGAAAGGCCTAAACTTCATGGAAGGAAAAGGAAGTAGGACATACAAAAATAATTAAATGCTAAAGAATTTACTAGGTGCCGAGGGTGAGATTTGAACTCACGGCAGCCCGGTCTTCAGCTTCACCCTTGGCATAGCCAAAGTCGGGTGCTCTCCCAGGCTGAGCTTTCAAGGGGACGAATCCCTACCTCGGCTTCTCGGCACCAATCATGAAGGAATGAAATCAGACTCTTAAAACTTTCTGATTTTACTAAGCATTGCTAATTATTTTTGTTTAAAAATATTTTTATCTAAGCTTATACAAAACACGATATATCTTGGGCCGGTAGATCAGGCTGGTATGAGTGACTCTTACGAAAATGGGTTGCTACTAAATCATCCGCTTGGCAAGACATACCCAAAATGTGGAAGGTCGCGGGTTCAAATCCCGCCCGGTCCATCAACCACAGCCGAGTTCGAATCCATATCGGTCCACTACATTATTGCTTTTAAAAATAAATTAGCGCGAGCTATGATATAGAAGTGATAGTGCACGTTAGATTATTTAGATTCTTATTTTTTCTTTCTTTTATTTTTAC from the Candidatus Bathyarchaeota archaeon genome contains:
- a CDS encoding ATP-binding cassette domain-containing protein encodes the protein MYVVDAKGLTKVFDHKTLAVDNISVKVKKGEIFGFLGPNGAGKTTTIRMLSTLLKPTKGRASVCGYDVVKEPGKVRRCIGIVFQDPALDEQLTGKENLDFHARIYGLSKKVRDKRIIEVLELVGLEDRANELVKNYSGGMRRRLEIARGLMHYPEVLFLDEPTLGLDVQTRRAIWDYILKLNKDEGITIFLTTHYMEEAEKLSDRVAIIDNGKIMALDKPSNLRSLVGSDVLTVGCGNCAKLESELKKEDWVEKIIHHDNLLEVYVKRGEGRIPALFKVAEKINEDIGFINLRKPSLEDIYLHFTGKTIREESADTSERMKIMMGGRRKR